In one Massilia endophytica genomic region, the following are encoded:
- a CDS encoding DUF47 domain-containing protein: MFGRLMPTEGKFFDLFNQHAELCVKGAREMLGLMTSFDDLENRVHAIESIEKQADKITYTCVDLLHKTFITPIDRDDIHKLITKMDDILDMMEDAGQTVSLYDLHSVTPEAKRLAELVLACCEKVKDAVALLANMNNARDIVAICEEIDRLESDADHVMRAAMSKLFRDEPDVRNLIKMKAIYEILETVTDRCEDVANIIEGIIVENA, translated from the coding sequence ATGTTTGGACGCTTGATGCCCACCGAGGGCAAATTCTTTGACCTGTTCAACCAGCACGCGGAACTGTGCGTGAAGGGCGCGCGCGAGATGCTGGGCCTGATGACCAGCTTCGACGACCTGGAAAACCGCGTGCACGCCATCGAGAGCATCGAGAAGCAGGCCGACAAGATCACCTATACCTGCGTCGACCTGCTGCACAAGACCTTCATCACCCCCATCGACCGCGACGACATCCACAAGCTCATCACCAAGATGGACGACATCCTGGACATGATGGAAGACGCGGGCCAGACCGTGTCCCTGTACGACCTGCACTCCGTGACCCCGGAAGCGAAGCGCCTGGCCGAACTGGTGCTGGCCTGCTGCGAGAAGGTCAAGGACGCCGTGGCCCTGCTGGCCAACATGAACAATGCGCGCGACATCGTGGCCATCTGCGAAGAGATCGACCGCCTGGAATCGGACGCCGACCACGTGATGCGCGCCGCCATGTCCAAGCTGTTCCGCGACGAGCCTGACGTGCGCAACCTGATCAAGATGAAGGCCATCTACGAGATCCTGGAAACGGTGACGGACCGCTGCGAAGACGTGGCCAATATCATCGAAGGCATCATCGTCGAAAACGCATAA
- a CDS encoding replicative DNA helicase, whose amino-acid sequence MPAMNAAAPSDPQVDALRIPPHSIEAEQSVIGGLLRDNAAWDRIADFMHADDFYRYDHRIIFEQMVRLINAGKPADVITVFETLTMLGKAEEVGGLQYLNAMAQNTPSAANIRRYAEIVRDRGVLRKLITVADEISGNAFNPQGKEVKQMLDEAESKIFAIAEQGARGASGWTAVQPLLTQVVERIDELYSRDSGSEITGVPTGFIDLDRMTSGLQPGDLVIVAGRPSMGKTAFSVNIGENVAIEAGLPVAVFSMEMGGAQLAMRMLGSVGQLDQHRLRTGKLNDEDWPRLTHAIQKMNEAQLYIDETPALNPIEMRARARRLARQCGKLGLIIVDYLQLMQGSQPGDNRAAEISEISRSLKGLAKELHCPVIALSQLNRSLEQRPNKRPVMSDLRESGAIEQDADVIIFLYRDEVYNPDSPDKGTAEIIIGKQRNGPIGAIRLTWMGMYTKFGNYTGNLSIYQGD is encoded by the coding sequence ATGCCCGCCATGAACGCCGCCGCTCCATCCGATCCGCAAGTCGACGCCCTCCGCATCCCGCCCCATTCCATCGAAGCCGAGCAATCGGTGATCGGCGGTCTGCTGCGCGACAACGCGGCCTGGGACCGTATCGCGGACTTCATGCACGCGGACGATTTCTACCGCTACGACCACCGCATCATCTTCGAACAGATGGTGCGCCTGATTAACGCCGGCAAGCCCGCCGACGTCATCACCGTTTTCGAAACCCTCACCATGCTCGGCAAGGCCGAGGAGGTGGGCGGCCTGCAGTACCTGAACGCCATGGCGCAGAACACGCCGTCCGCCGCGAACATCCGCCGCTATGCGGAGATCGTGCGCGACCGCGGCGTGCTGCGCAAGCTCATTACCGTGGCCGACGAGATCTCGGGCAACGCCTTCAACCCCCAGGGCAAGGAAGTCAAGCAGATGCTGGACGAGGCCGAGTCCAAGATCTTCGCCATCGCGGAGCAGGGCGCGCGCGGCGCCTCGGGCTGGACGGCCGTGCAGCCCCTGCTGACCCAGGTGGTGGAGCGCATCGACGAACTCTACTCGCGCGACAGCGGCAGCGAGATCACGGGCGTGCCCACGGGCTTTATCGACCTGGACCGCATGACCTCCGGCCTGCAGCCGGGCGACCTGGTCATCGTGGCGGGCCGTCCTTCCATGGGCAAGACCGCCTTCTCCGTGAACATCGGCGAGAACGTCGCCATCGAGGCGGGCCTGCCCGTGGCCGTGTTCTCCATGGAGATGGGCGGCGCCCAGCTGGCCATGCGTATGCTGGGCTCGGTGGGCCAGCTGGACCAGCACCGCCTGCGGACCGGCAAGCTGAACGACGAGGACTGGCCGCGCCTGACGCACGCCATCCAGAAGATGAACGAGGCCCAGCTCTATATCGACGAGACGCCGGCCCTGAACCCCATCGAGATGCGCGCCCGCGCGCGCCGCCTGGCGCGCCAATGTGGCAAGCTGGGATTGATCATCGTGGACTACCTGCAGCTGATGCAGGGCTCGCAGCCGGGCGACAACCGCGCCGCCGAGATCTCCGAGATCTCGCGTTCGCTGAAGGGCCTGGCGAAGGAGCTGCACTGCCCGGTGATCGCGCTGTCGCAGCTGAACCGCTCCCTGGAGCAACGACCGAACAAGCGTCCCGTGATGTCCGACCTGCGCGAATCCGGCGCTATCGAACAGGACGCGGACGTGATCATCTTCCTCTACCGCGACGAGGTGTACAACCCCGACTCGCCGGACAAGGGAACGGCCGAGATCATTATCGGCAAGCAGCGTAACGGCCCGATTGGCGCGATCCGCCTGACGTGGATGGGCATGTACACCAAGTTTGGCAACTACACGGGTAACCTGTCGATCTACCAAGGCGACTAA
- the rplI gene encoding 50S ribosomal protein L9 encodes MQIILLEKVINVGNLGDVVKVKDGYARNFLIPQKLARRATTAAVAEFEAKRAELEKAAAAKLAAAQAQGEKLNGMTVTVAQKAGVDGRLFGSVTNYDIAEALTKAGFAVEKAAVRMPTGPLKTTGEHPVSVQLHTDVVVEVTVAVVGEAA; translated from the coding sequence ATGCAAATCATTCTGTTGGAAAAAGTTATCAACGTCGGCAACCTGGGCGACGTGGTGAAGGTCAAGGACGGCTACGCACGTAACTTCCTGATCCCGCAAAAACTGGCACGCCGTGCCACCACCGCCGCTGTGGCCGAATTCGAAGCCAAGCGCGCTGAACTGGAAAAAGCCGCCGCTGCCAAGCTGGCTGCCGCCCAGGCGCAAGGCGAGAAGCTGAACGGCATGACCGTCACCGTGGCCCAGAAGGCCGGCGTGGATGGCCGCCTGTTCGGTTCCGTGACCAACTACGACATCGCCGAAGCCCTGACCAAGGCCGGCTTCGCCGTGGAAAAAGCTGCCGTGCGCATGCCGACCGGCCCGCTGAAGACCACGGGCGAGCACCCTGTGTCCGTGCAGCTGCACACCGACGTGGTGGTCGAAGTGACCGTCGCCGTCGTGGGCGAAGCTGCCTAA
- the rpsR gene encoding 30S ribosomal protein S18, translating to MAFGKKFDKNKAKLKEKRKQQNPLFKRKKFCRFTAAGVEQVDYKDVDTLKDFIQENGKIMPARLTGTKAHYQRQVDTAIKRARYLALLPYTDLHHA from the coding sequence ATGGCATTCGGTAAAAAGTTCGACAAAAACAAAGCTAAGCTGAAAGAAAAGCGCAAGCAGCAAAATCCTCTGTTCAAGCGCAAGAAGTTCTGCCGCTTCACCGCCGCCGGCGTTGAGCAAGTGGACTACAAGGATGTAGACACGCTGAAAGACTTCATCCAGGAAAACGGCAAGATCATGCCAGCCCGTCTGACCGGCACCAAGGCGCACTACCAGCGTCAAGTGGACACCGCCATCAAGCGCGCCCGCTACCTGGCCCTGCTGCCTTACACCGATCTGCACCACGCTTAA
- the priB gene encoding primosomal replication protein N, protein MNQLQFTALITERDALRYTPAGLPIVNAVLQHSSQQMEAGIARLTEFDIAAVAAGEISGRFNAAALGGVYEFTGFLAKKNRNSKSLVFHIIDFRAAESSAHLDTGA, encoded by the coding sequence CTGAACCAACTCCAGTTCACCGCCCTCATCACCGAACGGGACGCCTTGCGCTACACCCCGGCCGGTCTGCCGATTGTGAATGCAGTACTGCAGCACAGTTCGCAACAGATGGAGGCAGGCATCGCCCGATTGACCGAGTTCGACATCGCCGCAGTCGCTGCGGGGGAGATTTCAGGACGGTTCAACGCGGCGGCCCTGGGCGGAGTCTACGAGTTCACGGGTTTCCTGGCCAAGAAAAACCGCAACAGCAAAAGCCTGGTATTTCACATCATTGATTTCCGTGCTGCCGAGAGCAGCGCACATTTAGATACAGGAGCCTAA
- the rpsF gene encoding 30S ribosomal protein S6, translating to MRHYEIVFIVHPDQSEQVPAMIERYKASVTSRGGNVHRVEDWGRRQMAYSIQKLAKAHYICMNIECDNETLVELETAFKFNDAVLRHLTVKMKKAETAPSPMMKSVQREDAAKSHRAEAPAAAAAA from the coding sequence ATGCGTCACTATGAAATCGTATTTATCGTCCATCCGGACCAAAGCGAGCAAGTGCCCGCGATGATCGAACGTTACAAGGCCAGCGTGACCTCGCGCGGCGGTAACGTGCACCGCGTGGAAGATTGGGGCCGCCGTCAAATGGCGTACTCGATCCAGAAACTGGCCAAGGCACACTACATCTGCATGAACATCGAGTGCGACAACGAGACTCTGGTCGAACTGGAAACCGCATTCAAATTCAATGATGCCGTGCTGCGTCACCTGACCGTCAAGATGAAGAAAGCGGAAACCGCTCCTTCGCCGATGATGAAGTCGGTCCAGCGTGAAGACGCGGCCAAGAGCCATCGCGCCGAAGCACCAGCAGCAGCCGCAGCGGCCTAA
- the lexA gene encoding transcriptional repressor LexA, translating to MIKLTARQEEILNLIKDAIENTGFPPTRAEIAAELGFKSANAAEEHLKALARKGAIEITAGTSRGIRLLGSFAESSTPMAHVPAPLLMSLPLIGRVAAGSPILAQENLETSYSVDPSLFTSKPDYLLKVRGESMRDVGIMDGDLLAVKKVDSAKNGQIVVARLGNEVTVKRYRRVGSVIELLPENSDFKTITVNPDDEFALEGLAVGLLRTWH from the coding sequence ATGATCAAGCTGACTGCAAGGCAAGAAGAAATCCTCAATCTCATCAAGGACGCGATCGAGAACACCGGATTCCCGCCGACCCGCGCCGAGATTGCGGCCGAGCTGGGCTTCAAGTCCGCCAACGCCGCCGAGGAGCACCTGAAAGCGCTGGCGCGCAAGGGCGCCATCGAAATTACCGCCGGCACCTCGCGCGGCATCCGCCTGCTGGGCTCCTTTGCCGAGTCCAGCACGCCGATGGCGCACGTCCCTGCCCCGCTACTGATGAGCCTGCCGCTCATCGGCCGCGTCGCCGCCGGTTCCCCCATCCTGGCCCAGGAAAACCTGGAGACGAGCTACAGCGTCGACCCCAGCCTGTTCACCTCCAAGCCGGACTACCTGCTGAAAGTGCGCGGCGAGTCCATGCGCGACGTGGGCATCATGGACGGCGACCTGCTGGCCGTGAAGAAGGTGGACAGCGCCAAGAACGGCCAGATCGTCGTCGCCCGCCTGGGCAACGAAGTCACGGTCAAGCGCTACCGCCGCGTGGGCTCGGTGATCGAACTGCTGCCGGAGAACTCGGACTTCAAGACCATTACCGTCAACCCCGATGACGAGTTCGCGCTGGAAGGCTTGGCCGTCGGCCTGCTGCGCACCTGGCACTGA
- a CDS encoding glutathione S-transferase family protein — MGFQLYGSCESGHSYKVQLMLNVAGVPHEYEEIDLRLAREDRPEPFRSLAKYGEVPLLVHDGRPYVQSNAILLHMAEHLNAYGGETQERLERVREWLFWEANRVGMSMAHLRFGQKFDDEGAYSGTVLPWFRRRFDADMIRLEEELADGRAFILDDQVSAADFSLCGYMYWPGQASVSYPPLVQAWLNRIAALPGWQHPYEMPGADPW; from the coding sequence ATGGGGTTCCAGCTTTACGGCAGCTGCGAGTCCGGCCACAGCTACAAGGTTCAGCTGATGCTGAACGTGGCGGGCGTGCCGCACGAGTACGAGGAGATCGACCTGCGCCTGGCGCGGGAAGACCGTCCCGAGCCTTTCCGCAGCCTGGCGAAATACGGCGAAGTGCCGCTGCTGGTGCATGACGGCAGGCCCTATGTGCAGTCCAACGCCATCCTGCTGCACATGGCCGAACACCTGAACGCCTATGGCGGCGAAACGCAGGAGCGGCTGGAACGCGTGCGCGAATGGCTGTTCTGGGAAGCGAACCGGGTCGGCATGTCCATGGCCCACCTGCGCTTCGGCCAGAAGTTCGACGACGAAGGCGCTTATTCGGGCACGGTGCTGCCCTGGTTCCGCCGCCGCTTCGATGCGGACATGATCCGTCTGGAAGAAGAGCTGGCGGACGGCCGCGCCTTCATCCTGGACGACCAGGTCAGCGCAGCCGATTTTTCCCTGTGCGGCTATATGTACTGGCCCGGGCAGGCCAGCGTGAGCTATCCGCCGCTGGTGCAGGCCTGGCTGAACCGCATCGCGGCCCTGCCAGGCTGGCAGCATCCTTACGAGATGCCGGGCGCCGATCCCTGGTAG
- a CDS encoding cystathionine gamma-synthase family protein, with amino-acid sequence MKQYGFTTTILHNDRQKPVEQNSLHKPIHTAVAFGYSDARQLASVFQGKEPGFRYGRQGNPTVSALEDKVNKMEDGVATLCFATGMGAIGAVFQGLLRSGDHVVSSSFLFGNTNSLWQTVAGQGVGVDFVDATDVANVAAALKPNTRLVFVETIANPRTQVADLKRIGELCAERGILYIVDNTMTTPYLFRPKAVKAGLVVNSLTKSIGGHGNALGGSLTDTGMYDWSKFPNIFENYKKAAPAMWGITQIRAKGLRDFGASLAPEAAHHIAVGAETLALRMERTCANARALAEMLEKDERVAAVYYPGLASHPQHGVSTELFKAYGSLFSFELKEGIDCFDYLNRLKIAVPASNLGDTRTLVIPVAHTIFYEMGAERRASMGIAESLIRVSVGIEDTADLLEDFRGALSAG; translated from the coding sequence ATGAAACAGTACGGCTTCACCACCACCATCCTGCACAACGACCGGCAGAAGCCGGTCGAGCAGAACTCGCTGCACAAGCCCATCCACACCGCCGTGGCCTTCGGCTATTCGGACGCGCGCCAGCTGGCTTCCGTCTTCCAGGGCAAGGAGCCCGGCTTCCGCTACGGCCGCCAGGGCAATCCCACCGTGTCGGCGCTGGAGGACAAGGTGAACAAGATGGAGGACGGCGTCGCCACGCTGTGCTTCGCCACGGGCATGGGCGCCATCGGCGCCGTGTTCCAGGGCCTGCTGCGCTCGGGCGACCATGTGGTGTCGTCCTCCTTCCTGTTCGGGAACACGAACTCGCTGTGGCAGACGGTGGCAGGGCAGGGCGTGGGTGTGGATTTCGTGGATGCGACCGACGTGGCCAACGTGGCCGCGGCGCTGAAGCCGAACACCCGCCTTGTCTTCGTCGAGACCATCGCCAACCCGCGCACCCAGGTGGCGGACCTGAAGCGCATCGGCGAGCTGTGCGCAGAGCGCGGCATCCTCTACATCGTGGACAACACCATGACCACGCCCTATCTGTTCCGCCCGAAGGCGGTGAAGGCGGGCCTGGTGGTGAACTCGCTGACCAAGTCCATCGGCGGCCATGGCAACGCCCTGGGGGGCAGCCTGACGGACACCGGCATGTATGACTGGTCGAAGTTCCCGAACATCTTCGAGAACTACAAGAAGGCGGCGCCTGCGATGTGGGGCATCACCCAGATCCGCGCCAAGGGCCTGCGCGACTTCGGCGCTTCGCTGGCGCCGGAAGCGGCCCACCATATCGCCGTGGGTGCTGAAACGCTGGCGCTGCGCATGGAGCGTACCTGCGCCAATGCCAGGGCGCTGGCTGAAATGCTGGAGAAGGACGAAAGGGTGGCCGCCGTGTATTACCCGGGCCTGGCCTCGCATCCCCAGCACGGCGTTTCCACGGAACTGTTCAAGGCCTATGGTTCGCTGTTCAGCTTCGAGCTGAAAGAGGGCATCGACTGCTTCGACTACCTGAACCGCCTGAAGATCGCCGTCCCGGCTTCGAACCTGGGCGACACGCGCACCCTGGTGATTCCGGTGGCGCACACCATCTTCTACGAAATGGGGGCTGAGCGCCGCGCCTCCATGGGCATCGCCGAATCGCTGATCCGCGTTTCGGTGGGCATCGAAGATACGGCCGATCTGCTGGAAGATTTCCGGGGTGCGCTATCGGCTGGATAG
- the purF gene encoding amidophosphoribosyltransferase: protein MCGIVGVVSHQPVNQLLYDALLLLQHRGQDAAGIATNHSSMFSMHKANGLVRDVFRTRNMRSLMGNSGIGHCRYPTAGSSSEEEAQPFYVNAPFGITLAHNGNLTNWEQLKNEMFKNDRRHINTDSDSEVLLNVLAHEIQKATTGYSLEPATLFQAVTVLNRRVRGGYAAVAQIAGVGMLAFRDPHGIRPLCLGENDTPQGKEYLIASESVALEGMGFRFVRDVEPGEAIFIDADNQLHSRICADNPSLNPCVFEFVYLARPDSVIDGASVYSTRLKMGEYLADKIKREGLADDIDVVMPIPDSSRPAAIQLALRLGKEYREGFIKNRYIGRTFIMPGQSLRRKSVRQKLNAIGDEFKGKNVLLVDDSIVRGTTSREIVQMARDSGAKKVIFASAAPPVLYPNVYGIDMPTRDELIAHGRTVEEVCKEITADALVYQDLDDLKKAISDVNPQLKQFEASCFDGKYITGDVSADYLDRIEYARHHPKEKGVEDAARTQLNLNYATTEA, encoded by the coding sequence ATGTGTGGCATCGTCGGCGTCGTTTCCCACCAACCCGTCAACCAGCTGCTGTATGACGCGCTGCTGCTTCTGCAGCACCGCGGCCAGGATGCGGCAGGCATCGCGACCAACCATAGCAGCATGTTCAGCATGCACAAGGCCAATGGCCTGGTGCGCGACGTTTTCCGCACCCGTAACATGCGTTCGCTGATGGGCAATTCCGGTATCGGCCATTGCCGCTATCCCACCGCCGGTTCGTCCAGCGAAGAGGAAGCGCAGCCGTTCTACGTGAACGCGCCTTTCGGCATCACCCTGGCGCACAACGGCAACCTGACCAACTGGGAACAGCTCAAGAACGAGATGTTCAAGAACGACCGCCGCCACATCAATACGGACTCCGATTCGGAAGTGCTGCTGAACGTGCTGGCCCACGAGATCCAGAAAGCCACCACCGGCTATTCGCTGGAACCGGCTACCCTGTTCCAGGCCGTGACGGTGCTGAACCGCCGCGTGCGCGGCGGCTACGCTGCCGTGGCGCAGATCGCTGGCGTGGGCATGCTGGCCTTCCGCGATCCGCATGGCATCCGTCCCCTCTGCCTGGGCGAGAACGATACGCCGCAGGGCAAGGAGTACCTGATCGCCTCGGAATCCGTGGCGCTGGAAGGCATGGGCTTCCGCTTCGTGCGCGACGTGGAGCCGGGCGAGGCCATCTTCATCGATGCCGACAACCAGCTGCACAGCCGCATCTGCGCGGATAATCCTTCGCTCAATCCCTGCGTCTTCGAGTTCGTTTACCTGGCGCGTCCTGATTCCGTGATCGACGGCGCCTCCGTGTACAGCACCCGCCTGAAGATGGGCGAGTACCTGGCCGACAAGATCAAGCGCGAAGGCCTGGCGGACGATATCGACGTGGTGATGCCGATTCCGGATTCCTCCCGTCCCGCCGCCATCCAGCTGGCCCTGCGCCTGGGCAAGGAATACCGCGAAGGCTTCATCAAGAACCGCTACATCGGCCGCACCTTCATCATGCCGGGGCAGTCGCTGCGCAGGAAGTCCGTGCGCCAGAAGCTGAACGCCATCGGCGATGAATTCAAGGGCAAGAACGTGCTGCTGGTGGACGACTCCATCGTGCGCGGCACCACCAGCCGCGAGATCGTGCAGATGGCGCGGGACTCCGGCGCGAAGAAGGTGATCTTTGCCTCCGCCGCGCCGCCCGTGCTCTACCCGAACGTGTACGGCATCGACATGCCGACCCGCGACGAGCTGATTGCCCATGGCCGCACCGTGGAAGAGGTGTGCAAGGAGATCACCGCCGACGCGCTGGTGTACCAGGACCTGGATGACCTGAAGAAGGCCATCTCCGACGTGAACCCCCAACTGAAGCAGTTCGAGGCTTCCTGTTTCGACGGCAAGTACATCACGGGCGACGTGTCGGCCGACTACCTGGACCGCATCGAATACGCACGCCACCATCCGAAGGAGAAGGGCGTGGAGGATGCGGCGCGCACCCAGCTGAACCTCAACTACGCCACCACGGAAGCTTGA
- a CDS encoding CvpA family protein, giving the protein MTIFDYLVLFVLIASLIISIMRGLVKEILSLASWVVAFVVANAFGASLAAMLPPAIPGEVIRLILAFVVLFIGARLLMGLLSMAVGALIEASGLTVADRLLGTIFGLGRGLVIVLAAVILCGMTSIPQQEFWKRALLSPLAEDGARTVKPFLPAALAQHVQF; this is encoded by the coding sequence GTGACGATTTTCGATTACCTGGTGCTGTTCGTGCTGATTGCTTCGCTCATCATCAGCATCATGCGCGGCTTGGTGAAGGAAATACTGTCGCTGGCCAGCTGGGTCGTGGCTTTCGTGGTTGCGAATGCTTTTGGGGCTTCGCTAGCCGCCATGCTGCCCCCGGCCATTCCGGGTGAAGTGATCCGCCTGATCCTCGCCTTCGTCGTGCTGTTCATCGGCGCGCGCCTGTTGATGGGTTTATTGTCAATGGCCGTGGGCGCGCTGATCGAAGCTAGTGGGCTGACGGTGGCGGACCGCCTGCTGGGCACCATCTTTGGACTGGGCCGCGGCCTTGTAATCGTGCTGGCCGCCGTCATATTGTGCGGGATGACGTCGATCCCGCAGCAGGAATTCTGGAAGCGCGCGCTGCTGAGCCCTTTGGCGGAAGACGGCGCCCGCACCGTGAAACCATTTCTGCCGGCTGCCCTGGCGCAGCACGTGCAATTTTGA
- a CDS encoding SPOR domain-containing protein — MGLFSKLGKNKQESTGEDSGYYRAADDRSLADKAKSKRASHSEGGATRNRGRAARDAAADPVLPEKKRARRRLVGAVALALAVAIGLPMILDSEPKPLANDIAIQIPSKDKPMEAAPQPAPAAPAKVEQAAALDKSEEIIEPPPAKTVTAPPPVAEVKLAPEPAGKPPKTEVKEAPKAPEAKLAKNEHKPETKEAKPEPKRAEAKPEPKESRSDDARALAILEGKPAASTRYVIQIAALSKQDKVEELQGKLREAGIRSTAQKVSTANGELTRVQAGPFASKEEAEKVRAKLTKIGLSGKLGTV; from the coding sequence ATGGGCTTGTTCTCGAAACTCGGTAAAAACAAGCAGGAATCCACTGGCGAAGACAGTGGCTACTATCGCGCAGCAGACGACAGGTCGCTGGCCGACAAGGCCAAGTCCAAGCGCGCTTCCCACAGCGAGGGCGGGGCCACCCGCAACCGTGGCCGCGCCGCGCGCGATGCCGCCGCCGATCCCGTTTTGCCGGAAAAGAAGCGCGCCCGCCGCCGCCTGGTAGGCGCCGTCGCGCTGGCGCTGGCCGTCGCCATCGGCCTGCCGATGATCCTCGATTCCGAACCCAAGCCCCTCGCCAACGATATCGCCATCCAGATCCCGTCCAAGGATAAGCCGATGGAGGCCGCCCCGCAGCCCGCGCCCGCCGCCCCGGCGAAAGTGGAGCAGGCCGCAGCCCTGGACAAGAGCGAAGAAATCATCGAGCCGCCGCCCGCCAAGACGGTGACCGCGCCGCCGCCGGTGGCCGAGGTGAAGCTGGCGCCGGAGCCGGCCGGCAAGCCGCCGAAAACGGAAGTGAAGGAGGCGCCAAAAGCGCCCGAGGCGAAGCTTGCCAAAAACGAGCACAAGCCGGAAACGAAGGAGGCGAAGCCCGAGCCCAAGCGCGCCGAGGCCAAGCCGGAGCCCAAGGAGAGCCGCAGCGACGATGCCCGCGCCCTGGCCATCCTGGAAGGCAAACCTGCCGCCTCCACCCGCTATGTGATCCAGATTGCGGCACTGTCGAAGCAGGACAAGGTAGAAGAATTGCAGGGCAAGCTGCGCGAGGCAGGCATCCGTTCCACGGCACAGAAGGTGAGCACGGCCAACGGCGAATTGACGCGCGTGCAGGCCGGTCCTTTCGCCAGCAAGGAAGAAGCGGAGAAGGTGCGTGCCAAGCTGACAAAGATTGGCCTGAGCGGCAAGCTCGGAACCGTCTGA
- the folC gene encoding bifunctional tetrahydrofolate synthase/dihydrofolate synthase → MSQLPTTLPEWLALLESRHAETVINMGLDRVRAVKERMQLAFNCPVIMVAGTNGKGSTCAMLESILLRAGYKVGLYIKPHFLDFNERARINGDLATDAQLVEAFNAVEAVRGETTLTYFEFTTLAIMHLMSKAGLDVAILEVGLGGRLDAVNVVDADVSIVTSVDIDHVDYLGGTREQIGFEKAGIFRTGKAAICSDPVPPQSLIDHAREIGADLWLMGRDFNYSGDKQQWNYGGRTMRRNALAYPSLRGANQLLNASAALAALEALKLELPVGAQEVRTGLVTVELPGRFQVLPGRPSVILDVAHNPHAASALNQNLGNMGFHPYTFAVFGSMHDKDIDGVIKAMSEHVDHWCLTGLPSPRAASAEELAAKVQLNQPDKAERTINVFETPAQAYANALSRAGENDRIVVFGSFLTVAGVMAARKSSLH, encoded by the coding sequence ATGTCCCAACTCCCGACTACCCTGCCAGAATGGCTTGCGCTGCTTGAGTCGCGCCATGCCGAAACCGTGATCAATATGGGCCTGGACCGCGTGCGCGCCGTCAAGGAGCGTATGCAGCTGGCGTTCAACTGTCCGGTCATCATGGTGGCGGGTACGAACGGGAAGGGCTCGACCTGCGCCATGCTCGAATCGATCCTGCTGCGCGCGGGCTACAAGGTTGGCCTGTACATCAAGCCCCACTTCCTGGATTTCAACGAGCGCGCCCGCATCAATGGCGATCTGGCCACGGATGCGCAGCTGGTGGAGGCTTTCAATGCCGTGGAGGCGGTGCGCGGCGAAACCACGCTGACCTATTTCGAGTTCACCACGCTCGCCATCATGCACCTGATGTCGAAGGCGGGCCTGGATGTGGCCATCCTCGAAGTGGGCCTGGGCGGCCGCCTCGACGCGGTGAACGTGGTGGATGCGGACGTGTCCATCGTGACCTCCGTCGATATCGACCACGTCGATTACCTGGGCGGCACGCGCGAGCAGATCGGCTTCGAGAAGGCAGGCATCTTCCGGACCGGGAAAGCCGCCATCTGCAGCGATCCCGTGCCGCCGCAGTCGCTTATCGATCACGCCCGCGAGATCGGCGCCGACCTGTGGCTGATGGGCCGCGATTTCAACTACTCGGGCGACAAGCAGCAGTGGAACTACGGCGGGCGCACCATGCGCCGCAACGCGCTGGCCTATCCCAGCCTGCGCGGCGCGAACCAGCTGCTGAACGCCTCGGCCGCGCTGGCGGCGCTGGAGGCGCTGAAGCTGGAGCTGCCCGTGGGCGCGCAGGAAGTGCGCACCGGCCTCGTGACCGTCGAGCTGCCGGGCCGCTTCCAGGTGCTGCCGGGCCGCCCAAGCGTCATTCTCGACGTGGCCCACAACCCTCACGCCGCGTCGGCGCTGAACCAGAACCTCGGCAATATGGGCTTCCATCCCTACACCTTCGCGGTGTTCGGCTCCATGCACGACAAGGACATCGACGGCGTGATCAAGGCCATGTCCGAGCATGTGGACCACTGGTGCCTCACCGGCCTGCCGTCGCCCCGCGCGGCGAGCGCGGAGGAGCTGGCGGCCAAGGTCCAGCTGAACCAGCCCGACAAGGCTGAACGAACCATCAATGTTTTCGAGACTCCCGCCCAGGCCTACGCGAATGCGCTGAGCCGTGCCGGGGAGAATGATAGAATTGTGGTCTTTGGATCGTTCCTCACCGTGGCAGGCGTCATGGCGGCACGAAAGTCCTCACTCCACTGA